ATAGCTAAATCCTTGTCTTTCAAAAGATTCAGCATTTAATATCTGATCTCCTCTACTTGCATTCGCTGATAATGGAATTAAGATATTTGGTTTTCTTAATGCCAATAGCTCACAGATTGCATTTGCTCCTGCTCTTGAAATTACAAGATCAGCTGCTGCAAATAAGTTACTTAACTCTGCACTAATATATTCATATTGAACATAGCCTTTTAAATTCTCATAATTAGGGTCTAGCTTACCTTTACCACATAAATGTATAATTTGAAAACGTTTTAATAATGTTGGTAAGAGATTTCTTACTGCTTCATTCACCTTTAAGGCACCTGTACTGCCACCGACTACTAGAATCACAGGCATATTCGCAGAAAAACCACAGAATTCTAAGCCTTTGATACGATTCCCAGCAAACAATTCTTTTCGAATTGGCGTTCCAGTTAGCACTGCTTTCCCCTCTGGTAAGTAATTAATTGTTTCAGGGAAATTCGCACAAACTTTAGTTGCAAACGGGATACATATTTTATTTGCTAGCCCAGGAGTTATATCTGACTCGTGTATTACTACCGGAATGTTTCTTTTCTTAGCTGCAAGTACAACAGGTACTGCAACAAAACCACCTTTTGAAAAAACTATATTAGGATTTAATTTTTTTATAATTTTCTTAGCTTCAAAATATCCTTTTAGAACTCGAAAGGGATCTGTTAAATTCTTTAAGTCTAAATATCTTCTTAATTTACCAGATGATATACCGTAATATGGTATTCCTAATTTTTCAATCAATTCTTTTTCAATACCATTATAAGAGCCAATATATCTTATATCATACCCCTCATCTTTTAATCTGGAAATCAGCGCAATATTAGGAGTTACATGCCCAGCCGTTCCACCGCCTGTTAAAACGATTCGTTTCATCGTAAAAAACCTCTCTTCAATTTGGCTAATTATATTTTACTATCAACTATTTTACCCCGAATACATTATAGAATAAATCTATGTAGTTCTATAGATTATTGTAAGCCACGTAAAGCATGTGCTAATTGGTCTGGACATGAAGTATTCTTAACTCCACATTTAACACCTTCAAGACGATTAATAACTTCATCTACTGGCATTCCTTCAACTAATTTTGAAATACCACCTGTATTACCACTACAACCACCAACGAAATCTACTGATTTTATAATCTTATTTCCGTTCACTTCTTCAACTTCAATGTTAATTTCCCGTGCACAAACGCCATTTGTCTTATATTTCATAAACTACTCCTTTTTTAAAAAATTATACCTATTCTAATATATTCTTAAGTAAGAAATAAATAATTTTTTTTATTATTTAAACTACTCTTTTGCTACACTTATTATTTTTGTCCAGTTAACATAACTTCTATTCTAACGCATTGTAAAGGTTTTTGCAATTTATTTTTATTTAGGGTATAATATCCACCATAGACAGATTACAATAATTTTACGTGAATATATAATAGAAATAAGAAAGAGGTTTAAATATGATAGGAATAATTGGTGCAATGGAAGAAGAAGTAACAAAATTAAAGGAGCTTATGACAGATGTCAGTGTAATTAAAAAAGCTTCAATGGACTTTTACAAGGGTGTATATAATGGAAAAGAGTTAGTAATTGTACGCTCCGGAATTGGCAAAGTAAATGCCGGTATTTGCACTCAGATTCTTATTGACCTATTTGATGTATCTTTAGTTATAAATACAGGAATCGCTGGCTCTTTAGATGCGAACATTAATATCGGTGATATTGTAATATCTACAGATACCATCCAACATGATGTGGATGCTGTTGCATTTGGCTACGATCTTGGTGTAATTCCAAGAATGGAGACTTCCGTATTTCCTGCGGATGCGCGCCTTCTTGAACTTGCAACACGCATTTGTAAAGAAGTAAATAAGGACATTTCTGTTATCAACGGACGTATTGTTAGTGGAGATCAATTTATTGCAGATAAAGGCAAAAAAGATTGGTTAACCAGCCAATTTCATGGCATCTGTACTGAAATGGAAGGTGCTGCTATTGCACAGGCTGCATACCTAAATAATATTCCATTTTTGATTATTCGAGCAATCTCAGATAAAGCGGATGATAGTGCACATATGGACTATCCTACTTTTGAAGCTCAAGCAATCGAGCATACTGTTAGATTAATGACTGCATTAATCTCAGAAATCTAAAAGGAGTTGTTAAATATGGAGGGACAAGAACGTAGAGAAAAGATTTTGGAACTATTAACCTCAAGTATGATTCCCATCTCTGGAAGTGACCTTGCTAAAAGACTTGGAGTTAGTCGCCAAGTCATTGTTCAAGATATCGCATTGCTAAGAGCTGTAAACAAAAATATATTATCAACCACGAAAGGTTATATGCTCTATCATAGAGAAAACCAAAAGGTAAATCGCTGCTTTTCGGTACTCCATACTACTGATCAAATTGAGGATGAGCTTTGCACTATTGTAGATAATGGAGGAAAAGTTCTAGATGTCATTGTTAGTCACGAAATTTATGGAACAATTTCTGTTGATTTAATCATTGCTACAAGACAAGATGTTTATGACTTTGTGGAAAAGGTAAACGCAAAAAAAACCGTTCCATTAAAAGAGCTTACATGTAATCGCCATTTACACACTGTGGAAGCAGATAACGAGCAAATTCTTGATCGCATTGAAACTGCTCTTAAAGAAAAAGGATATATTAAATAAGAAAAGGCATTCAGATAAAGAAGTAAATTATGTTTATGATACGTAGATACGTAGAATTAAACATTGAAACTTATCTTCTTTACTGAATGCTTTTTTATATTGACTTTTAAACTCCCATGTGATATTTTTAGGTGACAAGACAGCAGTAAATACACATAGAGTCTAAAGGGGGATTTCCATGGAAAGATTGAAAGGGATACTGAATCGAATTTTTATTGATGGTTTAAGTGGTATGGCACTTGGGTTATTTGCCACATTAATCATAGGAACCATTATACAACAAATAGGTAACTTACTGGGTGGTCCAATTGGGGATATGTTATTTTTGCTTGGTAAAATTGCAGCTTGCCTTACAGGTGCTGGAATAGGTTGTGGTGTTGCGTATAAGTTTAAAGAAAGCCCTCTTGTAGTGATCTCCGCTGCATCCGCTGGCATGGTAGGGGCCTTTGCAAGTCAAATTCTAAAGGGAACTATTTTACTTGATTCAAGTACGATACAATTAACAGGACCTGGGGAACCATTAGGAGCTTTTGTTGCCGCTTATATTGCTATAGCTCTTGGTCACTTTGTTTCTGGTAAAACAAAAGTTGATATAATTATTACTCCAATGGTATCCATTCTATCTGGTTCTGTTGCAGGTTTATTCGTCGGGCCTCCAATTTCTACATTTATGGCAAGTATCGGTGAACTTATTAATTGGGCAACTTATCGCCAACCAATTTTAATGGGCATCATTATAAGTGTTATTATGGGAATGGTACTAACTTTACCAATTAGCTCTGCTGCCCTAGGGGTTGCTTTAAAACTCTCTGGTATTGCTGCTGGTGCCGCTGCTGTTGGTTGTTGTGCTAATATGATAGGATTCGCTGTCGCTAGTTACCGCGAGAATAAGTTTGGTGGTTTGATTGCTCAAGGCATTGGAACAAGTATGCTACAAGTACCTAACATTGTTAAAAAGCCAATCATCTGGCTTCCTGCCATTATAACAAGTGCCATCTTAGGTCCAATATCAACGCAAGTGCTTCATATGACAAACAATCCTACAGGTTCTGGCATGGGAACAGCAGGACTCGTTGGTCAAATCATGGCATTTGAAACAATGGCTCCTGACATTGGTATTACAATGGCCTTACTACAAATTGCACTCATGCATTTTATCTTACCAGGTATCATAGCATTTCTTATTTCTGAATTTATGAGAAAAAAAGGAATGATTAAATTTGGTGACATGAAGTTGGATATTTAAATTAGATATAAAGGTTTATGAATAGATCTAATAGGATATCGTTTTATGAATACATGCAATAAAATCTCGGTATATAAATACATGTAATAAGAAATATGTATATAAATAGAAAGGCTATCGTAATATAGAAGTTATTATTTGTTATCTGTAACACTACTCACATTTATAACAAATAATGAAAATACCTCTATTTTACGATAGCCTATTTTAACAGCTGAGACTTAAAGTCCCTTCTACCTATGATAAAACTAATTCTGATATTTCTACACCATCTAGTGATTTTATAATAACTTTCCCATTTTCATAAATCATATAACTATTCTGATTCCCTTCCTTAGGAATGGAAACAGATCCTGGATTAAGGTAAGTATAGTTATCTGTCACCTTTAACGCTTGCACATGTGTATGCCCATGTAATAGAATATCACCTTTTTTCATTGGTGGTAAATTTCCCTCATTGAATATATGACCATGAGTTGCAAAAAAGGTATGCCCATCCAAGTATAGGATCATTGAATCTGACATTACTGGAAATTCAAGTACCATCTGATCGACCTCTGCCTCACAATTTCCACGCACACACCAAAGTTCGTCTTTCATCTCATTTAACATTTGAATCACTTCTTTTGGTGCATAACCTTTTGGTAAATCGTTTCTAGGCCCGTGATATAAAAGATCTCCTAATAATAGCAAACGATCTGCTTTTTCCTCTTTATAACACTCAATTAACTGTTTTAAATAAAAAGCTGATCCATGGATATCAGATGCAATCATTAATTTCATAGAATACCTCTTTTCTGTAAATAATTCGTATAAAAGTTTAGTTCACTTTGCTTTATTGTACCTAATTCTTGAGTCTACATCAAGCAATGATATTCTATTATTTACAGATTAGTCATGTTTCTTTCCCCAATTATTTTTGTACTGAGCTTTTACTGTAAGAACAATATTTCTAGTCAATGTTTCATTTCCATAAGTCACCGTAGCTACTAATGTTACCTTAGCATCTTTGTATTTTGGTCGTTTAACCACTCCAGTGTTTGAAATTATACTTTTATTCTTAGAAACCCAAGTAATTATCGAACCATTCTTCCCTACTCTTGGTAAGGTGATGTTCTTTGTAACCTTTTTCCACGAATCACCTTTTGCATAGGTTATCTTAATTCCCTTTAAATCCATCAAGGCATTCTTATTTTGTGAGGTTACCTTTAAAGTCATCGTTGCGATAGGAGTTTTATCCTCCATATAAGAATCATCGGTAATCCATACCTTTATTTGATAGGTTCCAGCTGCTAATCTTAAGTTCCAGTCCGATGTGTCTATTGTAAAATTATTTAGATTATAGCTCGTAGAATATGGCCACGCAGCATTAACATACCACGGATATCCTTCAATCGATACGCGAAGGCTTGTTATCTTGCTACTTGACTGAACTACCCCACTAAGATTGACCTTTTCACCCTCAAGTACTTCATAATAATCTTTATTTCCAGTGATATAAGTTTTTTTACCTGCTATAACATTTAGTTGAAATACTTTAACTTTTGAGTTATTTCCATAAGTAAGCGTCGCCATTAATGTAACACTTGTATTTTCAGTAGGACGATACACTACACCAGTTCCATTATTAATCTTTATTACTTGGGTATTTCCTGAAATCCAAGTAATACTTGATCCGCCCTCACCTCTTGTCGGCAAGGTCAATTGACCTGTTACATAATTGGAACTATCCCCACTTGAGTATCCAATACTTAATTTGTTATAATCCTGATCTAATACCTGTGTATCATTGGCTCTGATAGTCAAACTAGCTTCATAAATCAATGTGCTTACTTTAGAATCACTAGATGTCGTTGCATAAATCCTAATTTTATAGTCACCAGCTTTTAAGCTCGCGGTATTTAAACCAAGCCTTCTTAAATCATAACTACTACTATCTGGATTTGCTTCAAGACGGATTCCTTCATTTGTTAATGTTCCATTTACTTCTTTTGAAATCATTAACTTAACATTGATAAGTTTCGATTGTGCAGAAACTGTTCCTGCCAATGTAAGCTTACTATTCGCTAATATAGAATAAGCAGAATCAAGACCTGTTACTTTTGGTATTGCCTCATTGTTTGAAATAATCCAAAATGGTCCGCTTTCATTATATACTGCCTTACTCTCATTAATAATTGTCTTAATATCATATCCTTCTGATTTCTTAGTCCGAGTTCTTTGGGTATTATCTGCTGGATCAGCAATTAAAATCTTGCCTGAATCCGTAATCCCTCGTAATACAATAAATTGATCCTTCGTTTGACCAAAGGTTGGATTATACACATTCGTAAGTAATACAACAACTAACTTTCCTTCTTTTAACGCTTGTGTAACCTTTTTTATTGTATTCTCATTATTATATATTGGATTTAGCGACTCCACAGAGAGGCTATGTGAATTTGCAGCTACCTGTATTAAAGAGCTATTTGAATAATTTGTATCAATATAATTGTTTTTATTCGCCCAATTTGCCATATAGATTGGATCAAATACCTGATCCTTAAAGCTTGATATTACCATTGCCATTGAGGTTAATGCACTACCGTCTTCGCCTAACGTTGTATATCCATACGCATAATCTTTGTAGGTACTATCCAGTTGATTATAATAATAAAGGTTCCTTTGTGCCCCTTTAAGCAACTCATATTTAGCTTCTACCTTTGGCGCAATATAAATATTTGCAGTTGCAATTTCCTGTTCTTCTCTATACGTATCTGTTTTTGCATAAAGTCTTATTGTATAGGTGTTCCCTGCTATTAGTCTTGAATCGGAAGTATTTAATGTTATAGAATTTAAGTTATAATAAGTACTCTTTGGATTCACTGTTACCTTGGAGCTACTAAAGTTATAATCAGAGATATCTGCAACAATTGATGTGATTTCAGAATTTGCTTTTACATATCCCTCAAGTTTAAAACTCTGTCCTTTTATAACTTCATAGTATGCCCCCATAGATACCTCAGGAATATCTACTTCCTTTTTTAAAACTACTAGATCAAATACCTTTTGTTCGGATTTTCCTGACCTAGTTAAAGTAGCTGTTAAGGTAATATACTTATCTTCAACGATAGGTCTTGTTACTACACCTGTTTTCGAAATAATACTCGTATTATTCGAAGACCATGTAATTGTAGACCCTCTTTTTCCGCTGGTTGGTAAATAAATATTTTGAGTTACTGAATAATATGTGTCATTCCCATAAAACTGTATTTCTAAATCATACCAATCCTCTATTAATAAATCATCCGTGCTTTTGAAAACATTATCACTTAACTTTTGTATTTCGCTTGCCTTCACAGTATTTGGTAGCATCGTCAGAGTAAGTAGCATAATTACACATAAAACATTACATAAAACTTTTCTAATCTTAGAATTCATAATATCCCCTTTCTTATATTTCCATGAAATGTAACTTACTGTAATTATATCATACGAAAAATTTAAATCGTGTCTTTTGTAAGTTATTTCCATGTCAAATATAAGACATTTTTAACAAACATAACTCTTTTCTAAAAAATTTTACTTATGCTATAATGAAAACGGACTGAGGTATCTATTAACTCATTTGTGGATGTCGACTTAACTTGTAGACAACTGGATACACTTTAAACAAATTATAAAATTGTATTTAAACAAAAGTTGTCTTTGGATAAAAGAAAATACTGAGAAAGGAACCATGCAATTCTAAATTCTTTTAACCAAGGAGATTATCTACTTATATATAACGAAAATATTATTCAACGAAACATGTATATAAACAATTATGCATGTTTACAAATTATGCATGGATTAACTATGAGCAAAATTCTTTTAGTAGAAGATGATACAAACATAATAAAAAATTTAACAGAATTTCTTTCCTCAGAGGGGTACACCGTTACCTCCGTTACTGGCCAAAAAGAAGCCCTCGATAAGATAGAAAATGAAAATTTCGACTTAGCTCTCTTAGATATTTCCCTTTCAAATGGTAATGGTTACGCGGTATGTTCAGGGATTAAGGCAAAAGGAAATACCCCAGTTATATTTGTAACTGCATCGGGTGATGAGTTTAGCGTTGTTACTGGTCTAGATATGGGTGCTGATGACTATATTAGTAAACCATTTCGTCCAAGAGAACTACTTTCTAGAATACGCAGTGTCCTTCGTAGAAGTGGTAAAGTACAATCTGTGATAGAAATTCATGGATTATCTGTAGACATGGTTAAAGGGACCGTATTAAAACACGGGAAAGAACTTTTTCTATCAGCCTTAGAATATCGTCTATTGCTTGTTTTTTTATCCAACCGTGGGGTTATTTTATCAAGAAACAAGTTGCTTGAAGAGATATGGGATATCGCAGGCGATTTTGTAAATGATAACACTTTAACCGTATACATCAAACGATTAAGAGAAAAAATCGAAGATGATCCACAGAATCCTAAGATCATTAAAACAATCCGTGGTCTAGGATATAGATTAGAAGAATCATAATATAGGAAGGTTGTTTTCATGAACTTTTTTCGTAACCCTGAAATTAAAAAGAGCTTGATTTTTTATGTTATCTTTATTTTAGCCACTACGATTGGAGGATTTTACTTTGAGATCTATGTTGGCTATTATATATTGGTCATTGGTTTAGTTTTTGCGATATGTCATTTTGTACTCACATACAAACGGTATCAAAAAATTGCAAAATTAAGTGCTCTACTTGATTCCATATTACATGGAAGTGAAAATGTAAGCTTTGACGATTTTAGTGAAGGTGAATTGTCAATCTTACAAAATGAACTTACAAAAATGACTGCAAAACTATGGGCTCAAAAAGATGAGCTTTTACGTGATAAACTGTATCTTACTGATTCTATTGCTGATATCTCTCACCAACTTAGAACTCCTTTGACATCGATCAATCTTATTTGTAATTTTTTATCTAAATCCGAACTAACAGATGAAAAAAGAAGACAATTATCAATGGACCTTAGCAAAATACTGAAACGAATCGAATGGCTCATCTCTTCATTATTAAAGCTTTCTAAAATTGATGCTGGCACAGTAAATTTTAAGCAAGAGGCAGTATATCTAAAAGAGTTGATTGAAAAATCCATAACTCCACTTATGATACCAATGGAATTAAAAGAACAACAATTTAATGTCCATATGACTGGAGATGAATCTTATATCGGGGATTTATCTTGGTCTATTGAAGCAATTAGTAATATACTAAAAAACTGTATGGAACATACGCCCGTTGGTGGAAAAATTGATGTGATTTGTGTTGAAAATAATATTTACACAGAAATTGTTATAAAAGATAATGGTAGTGGAATAGAAAAAGAAGATTTGCCTCACATATTTGAACGTTTTTATAAAGGGAAAGACTCAAGTGAT
This portion of the Clostridium sp. Marseille-P299 genome encodes:
- a CDS encoding undecaprenyldiphospho-muramoylpentapeptide beta-N-acetylglucosaminyltransferase, which gives rise to MKRIVLTGGGTAGHVTPNIALISRLKDEGYDIRYIGSYNGIEKELIEKLGIPYYGISSGKLRRYLDLKNLTDPFRVLKGYFEAKKIIKKLNPNIVFSKGGFVAVPVVLAAKKRNIPVVIHESDITPGLANKICIPFATKVCANFPETINYLPEGKAVLTGTPIRKELFAGNRIKGLEFCGFSANMPVILVVGGSTGALKVNEAVRNLLPTLLKRFQIIHLCGKGKLDPNYENLKGYVQYEYISAELSNLFAAADLVISRAGANAICELLALRKPNILIPLSANASRGDQILNAESFERQGFSYVIKEEVVSNETLLAAVNKVYEDRNLYINKMKESNQNDAIETIINLFKEVEKKGSVTK
- a CDS encoding TIGR03905 family TSCPD domain-containing protein yields the protein MKYKTNGVCAREINIEVEEVNGNKIIKSVDFVGGCSGNTGGISKLVEGMPVDEVINRLEGVKCGVKNTSCPDQLAHALRGLQ
- a CDS encoding 5'-methylthioadenosine/adenosylhomocysteine nucleosidase; this translates as MIGIIGAMEEEVTKLKELMTDVSVIKKASMDFYKGVYNGKELVIVRSGIGKVNAGICTQILIDLFDVSLVINTGIAGSLDANINIGDIVISTDTIQHDVDAVAFGYDLGVIPRMETSVFPADARLLELATRICKEVNKDISVINGRIVSGDQFIADKGKKDWLTSQFHGICTEMEGAAIAQAAYLNNIPFLIIRAISDKADDSAHMDYPTFEAQAIEHTVRLMTALISEI
- a CDS encoding transcription repressor NadR, encoding MEGQERREKILELLTSSMIPISGSDLAKRLGVSRQVIVQDIALLRAVNKNILSTTKGYMLYHRENQKVNRCFSVLHTTDQIEDELCTIVDNGGKVLDVIVSHEIYGTISVDLIIATRQDVYDFVEKVNAKKTVPLKELTCNRHLHTVEADNEQILDRIETALKEKGYIK
- a CDS encoding PTS transporter subunit IIC — translated: MERLKGILNRIFIDGLSGMALGLFATLIIGTIIQQIGNLLGGPIGDMLFLLGKIAACLTGAGIGCGVAYKFKESPLVVISAASAGMVGAFASQILKGTILLDSSTIQLTGPGEPLGAFVAAYIAIALGHFVSGKTKVDIIITPMVSILSGSVAGLFVGPPISTFMASIGELINWATYRQPILMGIIISVIMGMVLTLPISSAALGVALKLSGIAAGAAAVGCCANMIGFAVASYRENKFGGLIAQGIGTSMLQVPNIVKKPIIWLPAIITSAILGPISTQVLHMTNNPTGSGMGTAGLVGQIMAFETMAPDIGITMALLQIALMHFILPGIIAFLISEFMRKKGMIKFGDMKLDI
- the yfcE gene encoding phosphodiesterase, with the protein product MKLMIASDIHGSAFYLKQLIECYKEEKADRLLLLGDLLYHGPRNDLPKGYAPKEVIQMLNEMKDELWCVRGNCEAEVDQMVLEFPVMSDSMILYLDGHTFFATHGHIFNEGNLPPMKKGDILLHGHTHVQALKVTDNYTYLNPGSVSIPKEGNQNSYMIYENGKVIIKSLDGVEISELVLS
- a CDS encoding immunoglobulin-like domain-containing protein — its product is MNSKIRKVLCNVLCVIMLLTLTMLPNTVKASEIQKLSDNVFKSTDDLLIEDWYDLEIQFYGNDTYYSVTQNIYLPTSGKRGSTITWSSNNTSIISKTGVVTRPIVEDKYITLTATLTRSGKSEQKVFDLVVLKKEVDIPEVSMGAYYEVIKGQSFKLEGYVKANSEITSIVADISDYNFSSSKVTVNPKSTYYNLNSITLNTSDSRLIAGNTYTIRLYAKTDTYREEQEIATANIYIAPKVEAKYELLKGAQRNLYYYNQLDSTYKDYAYGYTTLGEDGSALTSMAMVISSFKDQVFDPIYMANWANKNNYIDTNYSNSSLIQVAANSHSLSVESLNPIYNNENTIKKVTQALKEGKLVVVLLTNVYNPTFGQTKDQFIVLRGITDSGKILIADPADNTQRTRTKKSEGYDIKTIINESKAVYNESGPFWIISNNEAIPKVTGLDSAYSILANSKLTLAGTVSAQSKLINVKLMISKEVNGTLTNEGIRLEANPDSSSYDLRRLGLNTASLKAGDYKIRIYATTSSDSKVSTLIYEASLTIRANDTQVLDQDYNKLSIGYSSGDSSNYVTGQLTLPTRGEGGSSITWISGNTQVIKINNGTGVVYRPTENTSVTLMATLTYGNNSKVKVFQLNVIAGKKTYITGNKDYYEVLEGEKVNLSGVVQSSSKITSLRVSIEGYPWYVNAAWPYSTSYNLNNFTIDTSDWNLRLAAGTYQIKVWITDDSYMEDKTPIATMTLKVTSQNKNALMDLKGIKITYAKGDSWKKVTKNITLPRVGKNGSIITWVSKNKSIISNTGVVKRPKYKDAKVTLVATVTYGNETLTRNIVLTVKAQYKNNWGKKHD
- a CDS encoding response regulator transcription factor, whose product is MSKILLVEDDTNIIKNLTEFLSSEGYTVTSVTGQKEALDKIENENFDLALLDISLSNGNGYAVCSGIKAKGNTPVIFVTASGDEFSVVTGLDMGADDYISKPFRPRELLSRIRSVLRRSGKVQSVIEIHGLSVDMVKGTVLKHGKELFLSALEYRLLLVFLSNRGVILSRNKLLEEIWDIAGDFVNDNTLTVYIKRLREKIEDDPQNPKIIKTIRGLGYRLEES
- a CDS encoding sensor histidine kinase: MNFFRNPEIKKSLIFYVIFILATTIGGFYFEIYVGYYILVIGLVFAICHFVLTYKRYQKIAKLSALLDSILHGSENVSFDDFSEGELSILQNELTKMTAKLWAQKDELLRDKLYLTDSIADISHQLRTPLTSINLICNFLSKSELTDEKRRQLSMDLSKILKRIEWLISSLLKLSKIDAGTVNFKQEAVYLKELIEKSITPLMIPMELKEQQFNVHMTGDESYIGDLSWSIEAISNILKNCMEHTPVGGKIDVICVENNIYTEIVIKDNGSGIEKEDLPHIFERFYKGKDSSDQSVGIGLALARVIIVEQNGTVKVENNLDGGAKFTIRFYKQII